From Methanobacterium formicicum, one genomic window encodes:
- a CDS encoding ATPase domain-containing protein produces the protein MKKTHIPKLDDFLGGGIPEGSSVLFYADPGVECEAFGYQTLQSRLEEGDHGFIFTNVTEPSSILYEFEKFGWDLEKEMEDGQAFFVDGSSYFIGVPVMGKYSIEDYSQIEKVVHTAITDVPDGVGVINNLSALIDYLDPGETVGIIKKWNKAARENKTILLYIFTEWDYETDLIDEIKDSMDCLVNLSTIEERVIIGQGFMVTGATWTTPSSSMVLFNILRPGGVKIFIPKILVTGPYNAGKSSFVKNIAPNSVSVDKMALGQVPTTVAMDIGHMEHKGFVADVFGTPGQERFDLILDLLSKEAVGAFILVDSTDPHTFPRAKEMIKKCKAEAIPKVIVANKQDLPNSLTPDEIRKAMRIDSSIPIIPVSILKNEGIDEAIDALLEILYR, from the coding sequence ATGAAGAAAACTCACATTCCCAAACTGGATGATTTTTTGGGTGGGGGGATACCCGAAGGTTCATCTGTACTGTTCTATGCTGACCCCGGTGTTGAATGTGAGGCTTTTGGATATCAAACCCTGCAAAGCAGATTAGAAGAAGGGGATCATGGCTTCATTTTCACCAATGTAACGGAACCGAGCTCCATTCTTTATGAATTCGAGAAATTTGGATGGGATCTAGAAAAAGAAATGGAAGATGGCCAAGCCTTTTTTGTGGACGGAAGCTCGTATTTCATAGGGGTCCCAGTGATGGGTAAATATTCCATAGAAGATTATTCACAGATAGAAAAAGTGGTTCATACAGCAATAACTGATGTCCCGGATGGAGTAGGAGTTATAAATAATCTTTCGGCACTTATAGATTATCTTGATCCCGGGGAAACTGTGGGTATCATAAAAAAATGGAATAAGGCTGCCCGTGAAAATAAAACTATTTTACTCTATATATTCACAGAATGGGATTATGAAACTGATTTAATTGATGAAATAAAGGATTCAATGGATTGTCTGGTTAACCTGAGTACCATTGAAGAGAGAGTCATTATTGGGCAGGGATTCATGGTTACCGGAGCAACCTGGACCACACCCTCCAGTAGCATGGTACTTTTCAACATTCTGCGCCCGGGTGGAGTGAAGATTTTCATACCCAAGATCCTGGTAACGGGACCATATAATGCAGGAAAATCAAGTTTTGTTAAAAATATTGCCCCAAATTCGGTTTCTGTTGACAAAATGGCCTTGGGACAGGTTCCCACCACGGTCGCCATGGACATCGGCCATATGGAGCACAAAGGATTTGTTGCCGATGTTTTCGGAACACCAGGACAGGAACGTTTTGATCTTATACTTGATTTACTTTCCAAAGAAGCAGTGGGAGCATTTATCCTGGTGGATTCTACCGATCCTCATACATTTCCCCGTGCTAAAGAAATGATAAAAAAATGCAAGGCTGAGGCCATACCTAAAGTAATTGTGGCCAATAAACAGGACCTACCAAACTCACTAACACCGGATGAAATAAGGAAGGCAATGAGAATTGACTCTAGTATTCCCATAATTCCAGTTAGCATACTTAAGAATGAAGGAATTGATGAAGCCATAGATGCACTGTTAGAAATACTGTACAGGTGA